A stretch of Aureispira sp. CCB-E DNA encodes these proteins:
- a CDS encoding GH3 auxin-responsive promoter family protein yields MSLKTKIVYPIAKFISKKVERDASNALRYQAKIREQLIQVGRRTFFGKEHNMDKIKSYQDFKMQIPLADYEDLKPYIYRINAGQSNVLWKGKPQYYAKTSGTTSGAKYIPLTKESIPNHFGTARNAIFHYMATTGRTDFMDGKMMFLSGSPTLEEHYNIPTGRLSGISNHLIPAWLKKSQMPTYTTNCIEDWEQKLDKIVLETAKEDMRLISGIPPWVQMYYERLLEYTGKKTVLDVFPNFSMFVYGGVNFEPYRAKLEALVGAKIPSVETYPASEGFLAFQDQQEDDGLLLNVNSGIFFEFVPLSEMGKEVPKRLSLEEVELGVQYAVVLNTNAGLWGYKIGDTVEFVSTNPYRIKVTGRVKHFISAFGEHVIAKEVETAILEAAALYGAKIIEFTVAPQVQPPHQALPYHEWLVAFDVVPDNLEAFAQTVDKKMQAQNIYYKDLIEGKVLQTLKIRPLHRDAFRNYMKSIGKLGGQNKVPRLSDNRNIASQLEKYIIKQ; encoded by the coding sequence ATGTCATTAAAAACAAAGATCGTTTATCCAATAGCCAAGTTTATCTCTAAAAAAGTGGAGCGAGATGCTTCTAATGCACTTCGTTATCAGGCAAAAATACGAGAACAATTAATACAGGTAGGGCGAAGGACATTTTTTGGTAAGGAGCATAATATGGACAAAATTAAGTCTTATCAAGATTTTAAAATGCAAATTCCTTTAGCTGATTATGAGGATTTAAAACCTTATATCTACCGAATTAATGCGGGGCAATCTAATGTTTTGTGGAAGGGCAAACCTCAATATTATGCCAAAACATCTGGAACAACTTCGGGCGCCAAATATATTCCTTTGACTAAAGAAAGCATTCCCAATCATTTTGGAACAGCTAGAAATGCTATTTTTCATTATATGGCAACAACAGGAAGAACCGATTTTATGGATGGTAAAATGATGTTTCTTTCAGGAAGCCCAACTCTAGAAGAGCATTACAATATACCAACAGGACGCCTGTCAGGAATTTCCAATCACTTGATTCCTGCTTGGCTAAAAAAAAGCCAAATGCCAACTTATACAACAAATTGTATAGAGGATTGGGAACAAAAACTAGATAAAATTGTCTTAGAAACAGCAAAGGAAGATATGCGTTTAATTAGCGGCATTCCTCCTTGGGTGCAAATGTATTATGAGCGATTGTTAGAATATACGGGCAAAAAAACAGTATTGGATGTCTTTCCCAATTTTTCTATGTTTGTATATGGTGGGGTAAACTTTGAACCTTATCGTGCTAAACTAGAGGCTTTGGTTGGTGCAAAAATTCCAAGTGTAGAAACATATCCTGCATCAGAAGGTTTTTTGGCGTTTCAAGATCAACAAGAGGATGATGGTTTGTTGTTGAATGTTAATTCTGGGATTTTCTTTGAATTTGTTCCATTGAGCGAAATGGGAAAAGAGGTTCCTAAACGATTATCTTTGGAAGAAGTTGAACTAGGAGTACAGTATGCTGTTGTACTGAATACCAATGCAGGACTGTGGGGATATAAAATAGGAGATACGGTAGAATTTGTATCAACAAATCCTTATCGAATCAAGGTTACAGGACGTGTTAAACATTTTATCTCTGCTTTTGGCGAGCATGTCATTGCCAAAGAGGTAGAAACTGCCATCTTGGAAGCCGCAGCTTTGTATGGTGCAAAAATCATAGAGTTTACGGTTGCGCCTCAAGTGCAACCACCTCATCAAGCTTTGCCTTATCATGAGTGGTTGGTGGCATTTGATGTTGTGCCTGATAATTTAGAGGCTTTTGCTCAAACAGTAGACAAAAAAATGCAGGCACAAAACATTTATTACAAGGATTTAATTGAGGGGAAAGTGTTGCAAACGTTAAAAATTCGACCGCTGCATAGAGATGCTTTTAGGAATTATATGAAATCAATTGGCAAACTTGGAGGACAAAATAAAGTACCTCGGTTGTCTGACAATAGAAACATCGCTTCTCAATTGGAAAAATATATTATAAAACAATGA